The Accipiter gentilis chromosome Z, bAccGen1.1, whole genome shotgun sequence DNA window CTTTGTCCTCATCATCCTCACCCAGGGGGGGTTCTGCCAGGATGGGGGGATTTGATTGGTCACCACTGGGAAGTGGGGACCCCAAAGAGGGAGTGGGAGGACTCGGGGAGTGGGGGGCTGTCGTGCCACCGATGGTCCCCAGGAGAGCACTGGGAAGACCCCAAGAGAGGACTGGGAGGACTTGGGGGGTGTTTAATGCCATCacccatccccaggacagcactGGGAGTACCTTAGGGGCGTTTAAAGTTACCGCCCACCCCCAGTGTGACCAGGAAGGGACTGGGAAAACCCTGAGGGGCATTGGGAAGACCCCAGGTGGCACCAGGAGGACCTGAGAAGCATTTAATGCCACCGCTTGTCCCCAGGAAGGCACTGGGAGGACCTTGAGGGGGTTGTAATGCTACCAcctgtccccaatgtccccaggagggcactgggaggacccTCATGGGCACTGGGAGAACCTGGGGGGCATCTAATGCCACTGCCTGTCCCCAGGAGGGCACTGGGGGGGACCCTGGGTGGCACTGGGACGACTCCAAGGGTACCTAGTACCACTGTCTGTCCCCAGCAAGGACTGTGAGGACCCTGGGTAGCACTGGGAGGACCTTGCAGAGTTGCAATGCCACCACCCTGTCCCCAGGAGAGCACTGGGAGGACCCTTTGAGAGCGTGCCGTGCTACCACTCACCTCCAGTGTGACCAGGAGAGGACTGGGAGGACCCCAGGAAGGACTGTAAGGACCCTGAGAGGCATTTAATGCCACCACCCATCCCCAGTGTGCCCACAAAGGCACTGGGAGGACCCTGAGGGGCACTGGGTAGAACTAGAGGGCCCCCAGAAGGGCACTGGGAGAACCCTGGGTGCCCTGGGAGGACCTTGGGGGTCTGGGAAGACCCTGAGGGTGTGCTGTGCCACCGCTCACCCCCAGTGTCACCAGGAGAGGACTGGGGAGACCCCAGGAAGGACTGGAAGGACCTGAGGGGCACCGAGAGGACCCTGAGGGGCATTTAATGCCCCAGAGGGTGGTGGAAAGGCCCCCGAGGCTGGGCAGTGCTACGAAAAAAGGGACAAAACCAACAGCCCAGCTCTCACCGATCTTCATCTTCTTGAGGGTGGTGTCGGGCTCATCGCGGGTTCGTTTGCGGGAGTCGCGGGGGCTGGGCATGCTGCGGGCGATCTCAGCCTGTTGGGTGCCCAGGTCGACGAGGAGGGTGGTGATCTGGGGCTGGAAGTCCCCCGAGGACGGGTGCCGCAGGACGCTGAGTAGGTGCAGCTTCAGGTTCTTACGGACGCTGCTCACCTGTGACTtggccagggtggggggcaggTTGGCTGCAAAGTTTGCAGGGGACAACACTGTGTTAGGGACacctggggacatgggacacgGTGGTTTGGGTGGTGTTGGGGACATGGGACATCCAGGTCCACGGGGACATGGGACACTGTGGTTTGGGTGACATCAGGGTCCGCTGCCTTCAAGAGGGTGCAGGTGAGCCTGGGTCCTCAGTCATGATAGAAAGTGGGTGCTCAGGAATCGGGACTGAAGACATTCgggtccccagccccactggAGGTAGCTGCGGGGACTTTGAAGATCCAGGACTCCCCCACCCCATCACATCCCATGAGTACTGCAGGGACCAAATAGCACCTGAAAACTCTCTGTTTCCATGGGCAACAGTGACAACCGCCAAGGTGACATTTACCGTGAAGGGTCTCGTAGGCTTGGATGACCTCAGCCATGAACATGGGGCGCTGGCGGGCGATGGTGGCCAGGGAACCCAGTGCAGCTGTCAGGTTGATGCTGGAGATTGCTGGGTGCACCATGAACTTGAGGAGCTGCTCCAGGGCAGCTTTGCCTTCCTCCCACAGCACGTCTGCGGGGACAGAGAGGGGACACTCAGCTGGGTGTCACCATCCCCATGTCATCCCCATCCCCCTCCACCTCTCGGAAGGGATCCCACCACCCTGCGCCAACCAGCCTCACTGTATTTGATATAAGGGTGGTCTTTGGGGATGCGCTCGAGGCTGATGTCGTTCTCGTGACGTTTGGGGACATCAGAGTCGGCCATGCGGGGTGACAGGGTGATGATGAGTCCCTCCACAAACTTGATGGCGTGGGTGCGGATGCCGTCATTATCTGAGTCGAGGAGGAGGATGATGTCGCTGGCCATGGCCGCCATCATCTCCCAGCAAGCTTCCTGTAACTCGCTGATCACCTTCGATTTCACCATCCACTGTAGGCAGGGAGGGATTAAATCTCACCGGTGgatcccccagcacccatgggtgccactTTCCAGCACTCAAGGGATCTCTCACCTGCAAAGCCACCTTGTAGAGTTGGGTCATGGTGAGGATGGCCTTCTTCACCACGTTGACGTTCTCATCCTTGAGCAGCATGTTGAGGTTGGCGAtgagcttcagcagcagctcaaTGTCCCGTTTGCTGGTGGGGGGGACGTACAAATGGGTAGGGGGACACACAAATGGGTGCTCCTCCACCCACAAGATGGCACCCCAGGAGAAGTTGGGTCCTCAGCACCCCTGTCTTCTCCTGCCTGCATCCCCAAAAGCCATAATGGGGCCCATCCATCCCCAGAGGATggtgctgggtgtccccagggccTGAAAGCAGGTGCTCAGCACCACACACCCACTGCCCCTGCAGGGTGACACCCACCCCACAAAAGTGGGTGCTGAGCCTCCCCTTACCAGGCCTCCTCGATGAAACCCACCACGAACTTCCGCACCTCAATGGACTTGTCAGCCTGGAAGGCGATGATCTCCTGGGGGGGTGACATGACACagtgaggggaggggaggtgggagggggctcAGCACTGGGCTGGATCCATCCCGCACCCCTCTGGATCTGTCCCAGACCGCCCACCGGATCCATCCCCACTCACATCCAAGAAGTTGTCCAGCAGCGTTGGGTCCTTGTTGATGATCAGCTCCTGCACCTGGGGACAGAGGGTCACAGTGGGGATGCGAGGACATGGCAGGGGGGAGCACCCAGCCAGCGGGTGCAGGATGCGGCCACCAGCTCACCTGCTTGAGGATGTTGATCTTGGAATCGTTGGTGATCAAAGCCGCCTGATTGAGGAGATCCACCACCTGCGGAGACCAACACAGTCCTGGGGAGGGGACACTGGGGAGGAGGTGTGTCTTGTGTGTTGTTccaccctcaccccccaccccccccaggggaTTCACCCATGCTTCCCTAGAGCCTGGACACCctgtccaaccccctgccactGGATCCCCGGGACCCtgtcctccccccgccccatatCCCAGAGATCTTGCTGCTCCACCCCACAGGATCCCAGGACCTTTacccctccatcccactggatcCCAGGGATCCTGGTGCCTCCCCAGTCCCAGGGACCCCCCGAGCAGATCCCGGATCTCCCCCCTTTCCCTGATCCCAGGGACACCCCCCATTGGATCCCAGATCTCCCCCCCTTCGCCGAtcccagcgcccccccccccccccccagtggatCCAGGCCCCACCCGCTCGGAAGTGCTCATGCCATCGCTACCGCACTCTTCCTCGCTGAAGAACTGGGAGGCCACGCTCATGCGGGGGCTGGGGCCTTCAGCCGGCCCCGCCATGGCTCTGTCCTGGGGGGTACAACTGCATCACACACTATAGGGCCCCAGGGTGCTCCTATACAGCTCCTAGGTGCTCCCTATGGCCCCCGGGTTGTCCCAAATAccccccccatgaccccccccGGTGCTCTATAGGGCCCAAAGACAGTCCTTGGGGTACCCTATACTGCCCGAGGATGCTCCATATGGCCCAGGGATGTCCCATACAGGCCCTTGGGTACCGTATACAGCCCCCAGATACTCTATACGGCCCAGAGAAACCCCACACAGCCCCTGCAATGCCCATACAGTCCAAAGACGccccacgcagcccctgggaTACCCTATACAGCTCCAGGATGCTCTATATGGCCCAGAGACACCCCATACAACCCCTCGGATACCCTATATGGCCTCCAGATGCTCTATACAGCACAGACATGCCCCATACAGATCCTGGAGTACCCTATATGGCCCCCAGATGCTCTACATGGCCCAGAAACACCCTATACAGCCCCTGCGATGCCCTGTACAATCCCAAGATGCTCCATACAGCCCAGTGGGGCTCTGTACACCTCCTAGGATACCCTATACAGCCCCTGGATGCTCTATATGGCCCAGAGACACCCTGTACAGCACCTGGGATATCCTATACAGCCCCAGGATGCTCTATATGGCTGAGATGCCCCATACAGCTTCTGCAGTGCCCTATATGGCCCCAGGGTGTTCTATGTGGCCCAGAGCTGACCCATACAGCCCCTGGGACCCCCTATATGGCCCCTGGGATACTCCAGCTGCCCCTGGAGTACCCTATACAGCCCCAGGGTGTCCTATACCCCCCCCAGTTATGTCCCATACGTCCCCCCCAAGTCAGTGTTAACCCACACCCCTAGGCAGCGCCTGCCATCACATGCACCCTATAGAACCCCATTCCCACATAGTCCCAGTCCCTAcagagctccccccaccccagcaccctatAGAAAGCCCTCCCCTCATACATCCTCCCAAGTCCTATAGAGCCCCATTTCCCCCACAACCCTTCCCACCCCCACACGCTGCCCAGGGCCCTATAACCCCCACCCCTACAGTGCCCCCACCTCCCTATAGCACCTCATCTTCACAAACCGTGCCCATATACACCCTATACGGCCGTCACACCGCCCAGGCCCTTACAGAGCGCCCTCCCGCAAGCCCCCACACCCTTATAGGAGCCTATAGCCCCCTGCCCCCACCATCCCGGAGTACCCCGCCCCCACCCACCCCGCAGGGCCCTGTagagcccccccccctcccctatAGGAGTCTATACCCCCCCGCTCCAAGCCCTACAAGGCCTCCACCCCCTATAGAGGCCCACAGCCCTGGGCCCCGCCCGCCCCAGCCCCTATGGAACCCCCAGACCCCTAtagagcccccccagccccgcagaccccTACAAAGCcccgcagacccccccccccccaagcccctaccgagcccccccatccccctcaCCACCGCCCGCGCGCTCGACTGCCTCCGCAACTCCCTGCGCCCGCGCAGTCCCGCCCTGCCTGTGACGCCAGCGCGGCTGGAGGTTCCCGCCGGAAATCGTCGGCTCGGCCACGCCCCCTTCCTCCACTGGCTCCACAGCCTCGCGGCGGGAGAGGGTGGGAAGGGCGCACCCGGGTGGCGCGCGACCCCGTGCCGTGACTTGAGGCGCGCGCACTtgccccgcccccgcgccgccagcccggcccccttccctcacccctccccctccccccagcaaaGTCGCGGCTTaaccaaaccccccccaaaacaaacgtCGCTTTATTGACCAAaaagccgcccccccccgccccaaaaaaccccaacagagcTTCGGGGAccctcaccccaccccccaaggGACAGGCACTTGTCAACCCCtacccgggggggggagggggggtatgGTAGGGCCTCCCAAAACAATGCCtgtggggaaaccgaggcacggtgctgagggggggggggcccctgcgggggggcaggggaaccccccctttggggggtcctgggtccCTCAGCAGGATCAGGGGTTCCTCAGGAGGGGCTGAGTGTCCCTTGGTGGGGTCCCGGGTCCCTTGGTGGGGTCAGGGGTCcctcgggggggaggggggcaggtgtTCTCCGGGGGAGGTCCCAGGTCCCTTGGTGGGGCTGAGGGTCCCTCAACAGAGttgggggtcccttggggggatCCCAGGTCCCTCGGCAGGGTCAGGAGTtcctcagcagggctgggggtccctCAGAGGGATTGAGTGTGCTTTGGGGGGtctggggtcccttggggggtccTGGGTCTGTCAGCGGGGTCAAGGGTCTGTCAGCACAGTTAGGGTTCCCTTGGGGGAGATGGGAGACCCTCCACAGTGTCAGAGGTCCTTTGGGGGGGTCCCACGTCCTTCAGCAGGGTTAAGGGTcccctgggggggttggggggcccTTTGGGGGTCCTGGGTCCCTCGGTAGGGTTGGGGGTCCGTCAGGGGGGTCCTAGGTCCCTTAGTGGGATCAGGGGTCACTTGGTGGGGTCGGGGATCAATCGGGGGGGTGGAGGGTCCCTCAGGGGTCCCTCTCCCTCTTGACACGGACATCCCCGGCCAAAATGGCGGCAATCTCACCCTGCATGAAGGCCCAGGGGAGGCCAGATCCAGCCAGGGGACATCGGCCCCCGCTGGGACAGTGCACCTCCCCACCAGCACCCCGTGCCCGGATGGCACGACGGGCACAGGGGAAACAGAACCGATGCGCTGGCACCGAGGGGCACTGCACGAAATGTGTGTCCTCCAACCGTTGCTGGCACAAACCGCAAGACAATGTCGGCGACGTCAAATCCTCCGCTGGGCGACGAACGCCAGGTGGTTCATCGGGTGAAGTTTCACCCAGCGGGTGCTGCCGGTGCAGTGGTGGTTCATCTGGTTCTGGTGAAGCTTTGCGACGTCGACGTGGCAGTGGCATCGGCGGAGGCAGCGGATACTGCTGTGGCAAGGCTTCAGGTGCCGGTGGGTGGCGGAAGAAGCGGACAGCTTCGGTGAAAAGTTCACCCAGCAGACGCCAATCTCCGCTGCCCTGCCGCTTCTCATATTCCAGGTACTTGTAGCCGGAGGAAATGGCTTTGCCGGGTGCCCGGAGGCAATCCTGGAACATCTGCTTTGCCAGGCCCAGCACACCGGCATAGACGCTGCCAGAACCACAGGGGTATTCAGCGAAGAGCTTCAACTCGAACTCGAAGCCAGGCCGGGGCGCGGCATCAAAGGCGAAGACTCGTCCCACCAATGCGTGGTCCTTACGGAAGCGGACGTTGAAGGGAGCGCAGCCAGTGAGGGCGGCCAAGCGTTCCCGCACCGCCGGCGGCTTTCCCGGCCAGTCCTCAGCGCGACTGCGCATGGCTTCACTCAACTCTGCCAAACACTCGACATTGCGTGGGCGGCATGGCACTGGCACCGATGGCCCGTGGCACTCGGCCATCGTTTCTTCGGGGTGATTTAGCCCCTCGGCCAGGCACAGTATTGGCATGGAGTCGCGGTGCCGGCTTTCGGCATGGCTGTGCCGGAGGCGACGGGCGGCTTCCAACAACGGTTCGATACGGTCGGCGCCTTCAAAGTTGACGCAGCCGCGGCAAACGGCCTCACTGAAGTCCCACACCACGGCCCAGGGCATTTTGGGTAGGTCGCACAGGTAACACCACTGCCGCCGCCACGACATGGCAGGGCCGCCGGGACCCTTTCCTCGGTGCAGCCCCCTCCCGTAGGGCTCTCTCTCAGCGGGTGCTCCTCAGGGGGGACCCCTGGGTGGGGCCCTCTGTGCAGAGACCCCTCAGAGGGGCCCCTCGCAGGGTCCCCCCTCAGCTCAGCCCCCCCAGAAGGTCCGCTCAAAGTCCCTCCCCCAGCCAAGACCCCTCAGAGTCCCTTTAGAGGGTCCCACCTCAGCTCAGGCCCCCCAGAACATCCTCTCAAagtccgtccccccccagcaAAGACCCCTCACAGGGTCTCCCCCGAATGTCCCCTCAGAgtcgtcgtgtccccccctcACAGGCTCCCCACTTAGCACAACCCCCTCACAGGGTCCCTCCAGAAGGTCGCCTCAgaggccccccccctccccgagacCCCTGACAGCCCCCACAGAGCGGTGTATcacattccccccccctcccccgttaCATACCGGACGCGCGCGCCTTAAAGGGGCCACCGGAGCGCGGCGGGACGGCGGgaggaaccggggggggggggggaggtggcagCGCCCACTGCGCCTGCGCGGGGCGGCGAGCGGCTAGTGCGCCTGCGCAAGGGGCGGGAAGCGAACGTGCGCCGGCGcacggggggagggggagggcacGCATGCGCGCGGGGCTGACAGCGAGGGGCGGGGAGGGCGTGGCCGCTAGACCGTGTAGGGGGCGTGGCCACCAGCCGTGGGCGTGGCCGCCGGCCGCGTGTATCAGGGGCAGAGCCCACGTGAGCGGCAGCGCCCGCGCGAAGGATCCTGAATCGCCTCCGGCCCCGCCCCTTTGACACAGACCCCGCCCACCAGACACCACCCTGGGCGaagccccgcccccctcccgcaGCCCAGTGAAGCGGAGGGCTCCCCCTCCTTAGGCCAcgtccccccccccgcgctgTCGGGCGGGGGCGGTCCCATCCCTCTCTGGCTCCGCCTCTTCTCCGTCCTCGCCCCGCCCCACCGCTGCCGGTGCCCCATGGACGACCCCTCCCCCCGTCTTCCGTAAGCGGGACCCCCCAGGAGGCCTCCAGTACCAAGGGCTCCCAGACCGGCGGTGAAGACCCCCAGGACCCTCCCACCATCCCCACGACTCCGGGGCCGGTCCCGGGGATGGCGGGGGGAGCGTATAggggctgggagggctgggggtaTAAAGGCTGAGGATGGCCCCACCCTTGTGGGATTGGCCCCGTCCTCGTTGCTGAGGTCGTTGCCGTGGCAACGGAGGTGGTACCCAGGTGATGGAGCCACTGCCATGGCACTGTAGTCAGCACGGGGGGCGGGGCATGGGGTACCCCGCCCCCCGTGGCTCCGCCCCTCACCACTCGCCCCGCCCcgacccccccgccgccgccgccgctgtcCGTGGTGCTGAACCAGTGAGGCCGCGTCCCTCCAGTgaccccccgtccccctccccagccccccataGCCCCCAGCCCCATATGGccccatgtcccctgtccccataGCCCCCAGCCCCAATAGTTCCCATTGCCCTATAGCCCCAGTGCCCCATAGCCCTCATCCCATACCCCCCAAGACTGCTATGGCCCCATAATCCTCATCCCATAGCCCCAGCCCCCTATAGCCCTcagccccccatgtcccccaaccCCCCCTAGTCCCCACCCTCTACttaccccccccctccaccaggCCAAGCCAATCGTGCCCAACAGCACAGCGAGGCTCATCATCAGCAAAGTGGGGGGACGACAGCAAAGGCTGTCATGGAGAAATTGGGGTTTTAGGtgtaaaaggaactaggccttaagcctcattgttttaAGACTATTTGTTTTGTTGcataagactattcatattatgtcgcggtagagacggacacgacaagtaatagatcatgcaaaatggctactttattgttctaacacacctttttatcccctttttcagagtatgtgttagtatatgattggcttagttagtaactaacaattcatgattggtgagtttgtcaggacggttcttcttatcactaccttgttttcgtactggtcttctcggatctttccagacttctcaaggatatactacaagctgctcaaggtcgcgctgttctcaaactgtcaggaattccgtagacttgttgcatcccccaacaatattagacatataactaatgattagaaattgGCTTAGAGaagattaatagaatgcaggtgcatATAAAACAATATCTGAGTTGCTTAATTGTTTATAAGGCTCTCACTTCATGGCTGGCTTAGAATCTAGTCAAGCTGAATCGACAGAGAAAGGATCATAcgtcttagacctaagacatgaGAGTAAGTGATCAACTTTAGAAGAAGATAAATTAATAACATAACCTGAGTAGTTTTCCTGGAGACTCATAGATACCTTTGAAGTGTAAGAAGATAGGTGATGATGGTGACCGGAGACTTTCTGCCCATGACCACCAATCCCAGAAGAACTAAGACATGAGAATGGAGAATGGATGAGATAAGATGACGGATGATATCAATATGAGAACAGAGAATCGACTGGAAAATTACAGAGACTTTGGATTAGGCAGTGGGTGGCAGAAGAGTATAAAAGATTTGAAAACTTTTGGAGGCTTGCCATTCACTTcagtggtggcccaactctgagttgtgaataaagcaaacctagagaaacccacatTCGTAAATTCTTTAACATTGGGTGCAGCTCAGCCAGAAGCCAGAGGGTCTCAAGCTCCAGGATTGGGTGGTGATGGTCCACAGCAAATCCACCCAGCTCCATGTCACCATCCACGTCATCATCTGCAAGATCCAGGAGGATCCACAGAACAACAGTTGTCTCAACGTCAGCTATGCCAACATCACCAGGCCAGTGGCAAACTCCAATCCCACCGGTTAGCCCTACTCCAGCTCCACAGACACCTTGCACTCAACCGCTGCCATCTTGGGTGCTCCTGGGACTTTGGGTGCCTTCACCAGCGCTCCTGGTTTTAGCAGCAGCAGGTAAAAACTGTTTTGGCCATGTCTGGCCATCAGCACCACCTTGAACACCTTGGCCAGTTATGGCTACAACCCAGCGGTGGGGCTGGGCTTGGGTTCAGCAGTGGTGGTCACTGGTGTGAATCTGGCAGCAGCCACCAACCTCTTGGCTTCCTATGCGAACGGTGCAGTTGCCAGCCTGGTGGTGCCCACCTTTGACTTGGGTTTGTTGCCCACCACCCATGGTTACTTGGCCCCGGTGGCCACTGCCACCATTCTCTTAGTGGCCACTGACTTGTTTTTGGCACCTGAGAAGCTGATTGAGGGCACCAAGGAGCTGGTGGAGATCGTGGTGCCAGAGAACCTGGTGGATGCCATCCTGGGCAAGGGGGGGAAGACCTTGGTGGAGTACCAGGAGCTGACAGGCACCCGGATCCAGATCTCCAAGAAGGGTGACTCCATCCCCAGCACACTCAACCACAAAATCACAATCAAAGGTCCCCCTGCTGCCACCCAAGCCGCCCAGCATCTCATCAGCCAACATGTCACCTACAAGCAGGGTGTGAGGACCACCAACCTGCCCAAAGTGGGCTAGGACTGGTCACCCAGTGGCTGGGGTGTCCCATGACCATGGTGGCGTCTCTGAAGGTCCCTTGGGTGGCCCACAGCTGTGGTTTTGGCATCCTTGGGTGTGCCATGGGCATTGTGGCATCTCTGAAAGTCTCTTGGGTGGCCAACAGCCATGGTTTTGGCAACCAAGTTGTCACCCCAGGAATGGTGGCATCGCTCCAGCACCCTTGGGTGGCACCACAGTGTCACCCCAGTGGTGGCATCACCCAGGTATCTGATGGaccatggtggggggggggtgacacaCCCTTGGGGGGCAGGGCAGCACCCTATGACATGGAGGGGGGACACCAGACGAGTGTTGGGGGTATTGGggaccccccgccccgcccctccccttcTTTCTGTACGTATTTGCCTAATGTGGGGGTTCTCCCCCCCCCATTAATAAAACTGATTCGAGGTTCAGTTGCCCCACCCTTGTCTGTGCCCCGCCCCCACCGTCGCGTCctcccccccccgacccctcctcatcccccagccccaggggtcCTCTCTCTtccatgtccccccaccccgccccctgtccccccccttccGTGCTCGCCGCGGGCGTGAATGGAACTGGGCGTCGCAGCTATCAATGGCGAAGGGGCGGGGCGACGCCGCGATCAATGACAGGGGGCGGGGCCTCCCTGGCGCCTGCGTCAAACTCGCCACTCCTTCCCAGCAGGGGGCGTCACAGGCACAGGTAGCTCCTCCCCTTCCCGGGGGAAATGACTGATAGCCACAGCAACCAGTGATGAAGCGGAGATGAGAGGCGGGCTCCGTCTGACAGCCAATAGGAGCGGGAGGCTTGAGGGGAGCAAGAGGGTGCGGGAAGCGGCTAACGGCCGCCTGCAGGGAGGCGGGGCGTCAGGTGACAGGCGGCGACAGGAGCCAATGAGACGGCGGAATCAGGCGTCACCGGCCAATGGGgcgggagcagagctgctgcgggGCGGGGTTGCGGCTGAGGCGACGAAGGACCGCGGCGGGCGGTGAGTGACCGCGACCGGGGCCGGGTTCCTCGGGCTGTCCCCGGGGCCCGCTCCTTCCCTCGGCCCGGTGACCGGCCGGGGGGGGCCCTCCGGCCCCcagcaaccccctcccccccaggctCCGGCTTCTCCCGGTATCTGCCGCTAAATAGGCCCCCGGGGCCACCCCCGGCACCCCCAGAacagcccccgcccccccccccggagcccctCAAAACACCCCCGCCAAACCCTGGgctcccccctccttccccaagcagcctcccccagccctgggctcccCCTGTATCCCTTTGTGCTCCCTCCACCCCTTCAAGGTGCCCCACCCCGCCCCCAAAAG harbors:
- the IRF2BP1 gene encoding interferon regulatory factor 2-binding protein 1, whose product is MSWRRQWCYLCDLPKMPWAVVWDFSEAVCRGCVNFEGADRIEPLLEAARRLRHSHAESRHRDSMPILCLAEGLNHPEETMAECHGPSVPVPCRPRNVECLAELSEAMRSRAEDWPGKPPAVRERLAALTGCAPFNVRFRKDHALVGRVFAFDAAPRPGFEFELKLFAEYPCGSGSVYAGVLGLAKQMFQDCLRAPGKAISSGYKYLEYEKRQGSGDWRLLGELFTEAVRFFRHPPAPEALPQQYPLPPPMPLPRRRRKASPEPDEPPLHRQHPLGETSPDEPPGVRRPAEDLTSPTLSCGLCQQRLEDTHFVQCPSVPAHRFCFPCARRAIRARGAGGEVHCPSGGRCPLAGSGLPWAFMQGEIAAILAGDVRVKRERDP
- the LOC126035740 gene encoding RNA-binding protein Nova-1-like → MGYPAPRGSAPHHSPRPDPPAAAAAVRGAEPLSQKPEGLKLQDWVVMVHSKSTQLHVTIHVIICKIQEDPQNNSCLNVSYANITSTTLNTLASYGYNPAVGLGLGSAVVVTGVNLAAATNLLASYANGAVASLVVPTFDLGLLPTTHGYLAPVATATILLVATDLFLAPEKLIEGTKELVEIVVPENLVDAILGKGGKTLVEYQELTGTRIQISKKGDSIPSTLNHKITIKGPPAATQAAQHLISQHVTYKQGVRTTNLPKVG